In Solanum lycopersicum chromosome 5, SLM_r2.1, the following are encoded in one genomic region:
- the LOC101251887 gene encoding uncharacterized protein: protein MPSYAKFMKYMVAKKISVSFEDDDLMQHCGAIARRSLVQKNENPGAFTISCTIRLFHFSKPLCDLGESINLMPLSIYQKFALGDPKPTAMRLLMDDQTVKRSIGILHVVIVKVESFIFPGDFVILDCEVDFEVPIILQRPLLATDRALVDMKKGKMKFRLNNKEATFNICRSVRKSVSSNQYL from the coding sequence atgcccagttatgccaagttcatgaaaTATATGGTCGCTAAGAAGATATCGGTTAGTTTTGAGGACGATGATCTGATGCAACACTGTGGTGCTATTGCTAGAAGGTCTCTTGTTCAAAAGAACGAAAATCCGGGTGCTTTCACTATTTCATGTACAATCAGGTTGTTTCACTTTTCTAAaccattatgtgatcttggggaaagcataaatctcatgcctttATCTATTTATCAGAAGTTTGCTTTAGgcgacccaaagcccactgcgatgcggctactgatggacGATCAAACGGTGAAGAGGTCTATTGGGATACTCCATGTTGTTATAGTgaaagtggagtcatttatttttccaggcgattttgtgattcttgattgtgaggtggactttgaggtgcccattattcttcAGAGGCCATTACTGGCTACCGATCGtgccttagttgatatgaaGAAAGGGAAGATGAAGTTTCGGTTGAACAATAAAGAAGcgactttcaacatttgtaggtccgtTAGGAAGAGTGTGAGCTCCAATCAGTATCTATAA